A region of the Candidatus Sericytochromatia bacterium genome:
TGGCCAGCCTGGGACTCGTGCCGCTGGCCCTGAGCAGCGGCATCGGCGCGGAAATCCAGCGCCCGCTGGCCTGGGTGGTGATCGGCGGGCTGTTCAGCTCCACCGCGCTGACGCTCTACTTGCTGCCAATCGTCTATCGCTGGACCTGCCGGCGTCCGTTGGCTTGAACGCGGCCATTGAGGCAGTCATCCCGCCGCGCCGCAGGACAGATGTCCTTGTTTTCAGGGCCTGAAACCCCATCAAAAGTTAAGGTTTGAGAAAGGACCCTTGCACCCCTATGGCGTCCTCAAGCCACCATGAAAGAACCGATCAGGCGCCTGGCGCGCATTGGAGGAATCCCGTGAACGAAGAGATGGCTCGATGGAACTCGCTCTGTCATCTGCTCACCTACGAGCGAACCTGGGGGCACCAACCCAGCACCTTGTTCGCCGGGAGGCCCGATGATACGGAGGGGGGCCACGGACGGACGGGGCGGGGCCAATTGAAACCCCAGGAAACCTGACCCGTGGCAGACGACGAGGCCCTGTCGCCGGCGCTGCGGGCGACATGTCGTGCACTGGTGGTGAAATACCAAGCCCATGCCGCCCACGCGGAGTGTGTGTCACGGCTATGTGAACGCTTGCTCAGCACCACCCGGTACTTCAGCGGAATCCAGCGTGAGGACTGGTCCCCCGTACTGGCTGCCGCTTATCTTCTCAACATCGGGGCCCTGATCGACCCGGAGTATCACCACCGTCACGGCCGCTACCTCGTGATGCACGATGCCCTCACGGACGCCTGGCCCGCGTCACTCCGTAGGGATGTCGGGTTGCTGGTGCTCAATCATCGCAAGCGCAATCCCCGCGGTCTCGAAGCCCTGCGTCGGCCTGACCTGAAAAGGATCCTGCGGTTGGCTGCCATCGTGAGGTTGGCAGACGTGCTCGACCGCGCGCATCACCAGACCGCCGTGCTGGAAGCGGTGAGCCCAGGTTCTCGCCACGAGCCCCTCACCATTCATCTATCTGGCGTGGAACTCGCGGGTCTCGAACCGCACCTGACCCGCAAGGCGGCCTGGGGAGCTCGAGTATGGCGACGGGACCTCGAACTCGTCTGCGGGGCCGACCGCATCCGGATTCCTCAGGGAGGGTGAGGGGACTAGGGCTTCACGGTTGGAAGGCGCTTTGCGCTCACCCCCAGCGACAGACAACGAAGAACGGCTTCTGTGCGACCATTGACCCCTAACCGCTGATACAAGCTGGAGAGGGTGTTGCGCACAGATTTTTCCTTCAACCCGAGCTGCCGCGCGATCTCCTGAGGTGGTACGCCGGCCACCAGCCATTCAGCCACCGCGAGTTCGCGCGGACTCAGGCCCGGATTGCCTTGGGCCTTCTGCGGGCGCCCGAGTTCCAGTGCGGCTTTACGCTGCAAAGCCTGGTGGATCGACAAGATCAGCTCTTGTGGCTGCACCAGGGGTTTCAAAAAGAAATCAAAAGCCCTGCCGCGACGCAAGGCCTGCAAAACTTCGTGCCGGGTGGCCTGAGCGGCCACGAAAATTACCTGAACCGTCGGCGCCTGCTCGCGCAACAGTTCCAACAAGATCAGCCCATCAAGGACGGGAAGTCGCATTTCAGCCACAATCAAGTCCAGGCTCCCATCGCGCGCCAGTGTCAGGGCCTCGCGCGGATCGTGCAGGACGAGCGGCGCCAGGTTACCTGCTCGCAGAG
Encoded here:
- a CDS encoding response regulator transcription factor gives rise to the protein MTLVDLSRAPSAGELVVSGLALLDPDPVACDLTLAALRAGNLAPLVLHDPREALTLARDGSLDLIVAEMRLPVLDGLILLELLREQAPTVQVIFVAAQATRHEVLQALRRGRAFDFFLKPLVQPQELILSIHQALQRKAALELGRPQKAQGNPGLSPRELAVAEWLVAGVPPQEIARQLGLKEKSVRNTLSSLYQRLGVNGRTEAVLRCLSLGVSAKRLPTVKP